The Dehalococcoidia bacterium sequence CGCCGCCTGGCGCGGGCTCCCCTACGCCGGCAGCACGCCCTCGCGCCGCAGCAGGGTGAGCGCCTCGGTCAGCGCCGGCTCCGGCTGGTGCTGGTTAATCTCCAATGTGCGGATCGGCGCGGGCGCCACGCCGCGGGCGACGTAGTCCCACTGCACGTCGCCCAGCCCCGGCGCACGGTGGTCGATGATGCCCTGCATGTCGTGCAGGTGGCAGCCGACGACGCGCCCGCCCAGCTTCGCGAACCACTCCTCGCGCGGCACGAGACCGAGGCGGTGCAGGATTTCGGCGTGGCCCACGTCGTGCCAGTAGCCGGCCTCGGCCGGGTCGTAGTCCGCCAGCAGCGAGAGCGCCTCGT is a genomic window containing:
- a CDS encoding TIM barrel protein, with translation FAAEAGAGSVVVHLGGVGSAGVRGDSRLRGMFASGKRSGPEVEEARREAADERARRAPPALAAAARSLEAIAGHARGRGVRLGIETRMWYHEIPLPDEALSLLADYDPAEAGYWHDVGHAEILHRLGLVPREEWFAKLGGRVVGCHLHDMQGIIDHRAPGLGDVQWDYVARGVAPAPIRTLEINQHQPEPALTEALTLLRREGVLPA